A portion of the Juglans microcarpa x Juglans regia isolate MS1-56 chromosome 1D, Jm3101_v1.0, whole genome shotgun sequence genome contains these proteins:
- the LOC121240957 gene encoding LOW QUALITY PROTEIN: dof zinc finger protein DOF2.5-like (The sequence of the model RefSeq protein was modified relative to this genomic sequence to represent the inferred CDS: deleted 2 bases in 1 codon): MDGTAQWAKEEDQLVKAMEGEASNTRPLTERRTRPHEHLNCPRCNSTNTKFCYYNNYSLTQPRYFCKTCRRYWTEGGSLRNVPVGGGSRKNKKYTPAASTSHSKIPDLNPQSLSQISSQNLINGAKKGHDLNLTFQTYERYHGETQYVEVMPKIESDINRNQQIAGSASSSTPLSALELLRTGIASRGSNTFIPPPMIDSSTLYSPGFPFQEFKPTRTFSVDGVGSRPYGVQENNGGKLLFPFGESKQISTTNEGEQKKGQGSSTGYWSSMLNGGYW, from the exons ATGGATGGTACTGCTCAATGGGCAAAG GAAGAAGATCAGCTGGTGAAGGCCATGGAAGGGGAAGCTTCAAACACAAGACCCTTGACCGAGAGAAGGACAAGGCCTCACGAGCACTTGAATTGTCCAAGGTGCAACTCAACCAACACCAAATTCTGTTACTACAACAACTACAGCCTCACCCAACCAAGATACTTCTGCAAGACGTGTAGAAGGTATTGGACAGAAGGTGGGTCTCTCAGGAACGTTCCTGTTGGTGGAGGTtcaagaaaaaacaagaaatatacACCTGCAGCTTCTACCTCTCATTCAAAGATTCCTGATCTTAATCCACAAAGTCTCTCGCAGATTTCTTCTCAAAACCTTATCAATGGTGCCAAGAAAGGCCACGATCTTAATCTGACTTTCCAAACTTATGAAAGATATCATGGTGAAACCCAATACGTTGAAGTCATGCCCAAAATTGAAAGCGACATTAATAGGAATCAGCAAATTGCTGGTTCTGCATCCTCTAGTACTCCTCTTTCAGCTTTGGAGTTGCTAAGGACTGGAATTGCTTCGAGGGGTTCGAATACTTTTATCCCACCACCAATGATCGATTCAAGCACACTTTACTCACCCGGTTTCCCTTTCCAAGAATTCAAACCTACCCGG ACTTTTTCTGTTGATGGAGTTGGAAGTAGGCCGTATGGGGTTCAAGAGAATAATGGTGGGAAGCTTTTGTTTCCTTTTGGAGAATCAAAGCAGATTTCAACCACGAACGAAGGGGAACAGAAAAAGGGACAAGGGAGTTCAACTGGATATTGGAGCTCAATGTTAAATGGAGGATATTGGTAA